A stretch of the Ischnura elegans chromosome 5, ioIscEleg1.1, whole genome shotgun sequence genome encodes the following:
- the LOC124158682 gene encoding derlin-2 — protein MAYQTIRQEYMQMPVVTRAYTTACVLTTLAVQLDFVSPFQLYFNPILIVKQYQLWRLITAFLFFGTVGFNFFFNIIFTYRYCRMLEEGSFRSKTADFVMMFLFGGTCMIAIAFFVNLLFLGQAFTIMLVYVWSRRNPFVRMNFFGLLNFQAPYLPWALLGFSILLGNAIGVDAMGVVVGHMYYFIEDVFPNRRGGFRLLATPRFLKALCDPHPEDVDVAPLPPEDRPGGFEWGQRPREGNERPEDQ, from the exons ATGGCTTATCAAACGATACGTCAGGAGTACATGCAAATGCCAGTTGTAACGAGAGCGTACACCACAGCCTGTGTTCTTACAACTTTGGCGGTG CAATTGGATTTCGTCTCTCCGTTCCAGTTATACTTCAATCCTATCCTGATAGTTAAGCAGTACCAG CTATGGAGGCTCATTACGGCATTCCTGTTTTTTGGGACAGTAGgttttaatttcttctttaaCATCATCTTCACTTACCGATATTGTCGTATGCTGGAGGAGGGGTCATTCAGGTCCAAGACAGCTGACTTCGTTATGATGTTCCTATTCGGTGGGACTTGTATGATT GCCATCGCATTCTTTGTTAATCTTCTTTTCTTAGGTCAAGCCTTTACCATCATGCTGGTGTATGTTTGGTCGAGGAGAAACCCATTTGTCCGTATGAACTTCTTTGGTCTGCTCAATTTCCAG GCTCCATACTTGCCCTGGGCTCTGCTGggcttttccattttgctgggaAATGCCATTGGTGTGGATGCCATGGGAGTAGTGGTGGGGCACATGTATTATTTCATTGAAGATGTCTTCCCTAATAGGAGAGGAGGTTTCAGATTGCTTGCAACGCCACGTTTTCT TAAGGCCTTGTGTGACCCACATCCTGAAGATGTTGATGTGGCACCACTTCCTCCAGAGGATCGACCAGGAGGTTTTGAATGGGGACAGCGGCCTCGTGAAGGGAATGAACGCCCTGAAGACCAGTGA